CCTTTTGGGTTCTACTGTTTTGTTTTTTATATCGAAAAGCTCTGAACATTTGGTTGAGGCAATAAAATGAGCGGCATGGAGCACACTAAGCTTGTCGACGAGAAGGAGGGTGCTATGGGTCGCAGACGAGGACTGATGTCAGAGCAGTTAAAGATGGAACTGGCCAAAGAGCTTGGGTTTTACGATACGGTAAAATCCGAGGGTTGGGGAGGCATCACGACACGTGACGCGGGTAACATGGTCAAGCGCGCTGTTCAGCTTGCTGAGGAAGCATTAGCCGCTAAGCGATTGTAACGTTTGGGTTTGATCGAACGGACGTTTCTCACCATATAAAACTCGTTGACAAAGCCGGGGCAGCCCGGCTTTTTTTTCTGTAAAGAGAGCTGAATTTTCGAAATACCCATAATGATCTCGATCCTATTCTTTTTAATTGATCAAGTGGCATGGGAGAGTTTGCCTATGCTACAATAAGAGACTAGGAAATTTAGAAAGTAGGCAGAGGTGAATTACGTGCGTATCTCGGTCAAAGCTCCGGCCAAAATTAATTTGACTCTCGACGTGCTTGCCAAACGGCCGGACGGTTATCACGAAGTGGAAATGGTGATGACAACCGTAGACTTGGCAGATCGTGTGGACATGACTCTACGCGAAGATGGTGAGATTACGCTGGACTGTTCTGCCAGCTTCGTACCGGATGATATCCGTAACCATGCATATAAAGCGGCAACGCTCATGAAAGAAAAATTTCAAGTACGCCAGGGCGTACACTTGTATATCGACAAGCAAATACCAGTTGCGGCTGGGCTGGCAGGTGGCAGCAGTGATGCAGCGGCAACACTGCGCGGCTTGAACCAATTATGGAATCTCGGGTTGACCAGAGATGAGTTGGCTAAAATCGGAGCGGAGATTGGCTCTGATGTGCCATTTTG
This genomic stretch from Brevibacillus brevis harbors:
- a CDS encoding small, acid-soluble spore protein, alpha/beta type, encoding MGRRRGLMSEQLKMELAKELGFYDTVKSEGWGGITTRDAGNMVKRAVQLAEEALAAKRL